In the genome of Pelobacter seleniigenes DSM 18267, one region contains:
- a CDS encoding DUF6653 family protein → MTLERTVAKAFRLTDENWMKHSNPWSVWTRYSVLPLIVIGFWSRVWIGWWCLVPGIVSILWMFFNPVFFNKPKSTKNWASKSVLGERVYLNRDQVDIPEIHKTPLIGILNTISSIGMALAIWAIVYYSVWGAILGTALAYLGKSWYLDRMVWLYETMKYEHEEYQKWEY, encoded by the coding sequence ATGACTCTAGAACGAACAGTAGCAAAGGCCTTCCGTTTGACCGACGAGAATTGGATGAAACATTCCAATCCGTGGAGTGTCTGGACAAGATATTCCGTCCTTCCCTTGATTGTGATCGGATTTTGGAGTCGCGTTTGGATCGGCTGGTGGTGTTTAGTCCCAGGAATCGTGTCCATTCTCTGGATGTTTTTTAATCCTGTGTTTTTCAATAAGCCTAAATCCACTAAGAATTGGGCCTCAAAATCTGTATTGGGCGAGAGAGTTTATCTCAATAGAGATCAGGTTGACATTCCAGAGATTCATAAAACCCCCTTGATTGGCATTCTCAATACAATTTCTTCCATCGGTATGGCGCTGGCGATTTGGGCCATTGTCTACTATTCCGTTTGGGGTGCAATCCTTGGCACTGCGTTGGCCTACCTTGGAAAAAGTTGGTACTTGGACCGCATGGTTTGGTTGTATGAAACAATGAAATATGAACATGAAGAGTATCAAAAGTGGGAATACTGA